From the Solanum stenotomum isolate F172 chromosome 4, ASM1918654v1, whole genome shotgun sequence genome, one window contains:
- the LOC125861774 gene encoding glucan endo-1,3-beta-glucosidase 8-like yields MYCFEKMFKVGIFLLFLSGVDGLGVNWGTMATHKLPPKTVVQMLKDNGIGKVKLFDADQSTMSALAGSDLEVMVAIPNDQLSAMNDYDRAKDWVKRNVTRYNFKGGVNIKYVAVGNEPFLTSYNNSFLNTTFPALQNIQNALNEAGLGSSIKATVPLNADVYFSPDDNPVPSAGRFREDINDLMTQIVQFMSQNNAPFTVNIYPFLSLYANEHFPVDFAFFDGASNPIADNGLSYTNVFDANFDTLVSALKAAGVGNLPILVGEVGWPTDGDKNANVNLAYRFYKGLLPRLAANTGTPLRPGFIEVYLFGLIDEDGKSIAPGNFERHWGIFRYDGQPKFAMDLTGQGQDKFLVAAQNVEYFSKKWCMFNPNAKDLSKLADNINYACTFSDCTALGYGSSCNGLDANGNASYAFNMYYQAQNQEEFSCNFQGLATLTDQNISQANCNFTIQIATSFSPKLLPTFITFLTAFTFILL; encoded by the exons ATGTATTGTTTTGAGAAAATGTTTAAAGTTGggatttttttgttatttttaagtGGTGTTGATGGATTAGGAGTGAATTGGGGGACTATGGCAACTCATAAATTGCCACCAAAAACAGTGGTACAGATGTTAAAGGATAATGGTATTGGGAAAGTAAAGTTGTTTGATGCAGATCAATCTACTATGAGTGCTCTTGCTGGTAGTGATCTTGAAGTTATGGTTGCTATTCCAAATGATCAGCTTTCTGCTATGAATGATTATGATAGAGCTAAAGATTGGGTTAAACGTAATGTCACGCGTTACAATTTCAAAGGAGGTGTCAATATTAA ATATGTTGCAGTTGGTAATGAGCCTTTCCTGACATCCTACAACAATTCCTTTCTTAACACGACCTTCCCAGCActtcaaaacattcaaaatgCTCTAAATGAAGCAGGACTTGGGAGCTCTATAAAAGCAACTGTGCCTCTAAATGCTGATGTTTATTTCTCTCCAGATGACAATCCAGTACCATCTGCTGGGAGATTCCGTGAAGACATTAATGATCTAATGACCCAGATTGTTCAATTCATGAGCCAGAACAACGCACCTTTCACAGTAAACATTTACCCATTTCTAAGTCTTTATGCCAACGAGCATTTCCCTGTTGATTTTGCCTTCTTTGATGGAGCCAGTAACCCCATTGCTGATAATGGATTATCATACACCAATGTATTTGATGCCAACTTTGATACCCTGGTTTCAGCGTTGAAAGCAGCAGGTGTTGGCAATTTGCCCATTCTAGTTGGGGAAGTTGGATGGCCTACAGATGGTGACAAAAACGCCAATGTCAATCTTGCTTATCGGTTCTATAAAGGACTGTTACCCAGGCTTGCAGCCAACACAGGAACACCTCTTCGGCCTGGATTTATCGAAGTTTACTTGTTTGGGCTTATCGATGAGGATGGTAAAAGTATTGCTCCAGGTAACTTTGAGCGCCACTGGGGAATCTTCCGGTATGATGGGCAGCCAAAGTTTGCCATGGACCTTACGGGTCAGGGACAGGATAAGTTTCTTGTTGCTGCACAAAATGTGGAATATTTCTCCAAGAAATGGTGCATGTTCAATCCGAATGCCAAGGACTTGAGCAAACTTGCAGATAACATCAACTATGCATGCACATTCTCAGATTGCACAGCATTAGGATATGGTTCTTCTTGCAACGGATTGGATGCCAACGGTAATGCATCATATGCATTCAACATGTATTACCAGGCTCAGAACCAAGAAGAATTCAGTTGTAATTTTCAGGGTCTGGCAACGTTGACGGATCAGAATATATCTCAAGCAAACTGTAACTTCACCATCCAGATAGCTACCTCTTTCTCTCCGAAATTATTGCCTACGTTTATCACATTTCTAACTGCCTTCACATTTATTTTACTATAG
- the LOC125861769 gene encoding phosphatidylinositol 4-phosphate 5-kinase 6-like isoform X2, giving the protein MKAWEATVRKTQAVARKRANTIFGTYGPSHVEEEIIDQVDVEEDNEGHANGEVYHSERFLPNGDYYSGYWVDSFPHGHGKYWWTDGCMYVGDWFRGKKMGKGTFSWPSGAMYEGNFKSGYMDGEGTFTGPNGDSFKGSWVMNLKHGHGVKEYSNGDVYDGEWNRGLQHGNGKYAWKNGNCYVGEWKNGVICGKGKMCWKNGNVYEGNWEDGVPKGNGTLKWDDGSFYVGNWNKDQNEQNGTFYPSASLLEGGNLDWDPQEVYNTDLIACSICPNEKVSILPSQKKLAVWRSAKATENNVRPRRMSVDGRIDAAPVDREFGRMRLSDCAGTPPRISCIDDAMDGYIRGSPIRHPKAAKRQGETISKGHKNYDLMLNLQLGIRHSVGRPGPVPSLDLKPSAFDPKEKYWTRFPPEGSKSTPPHPSCEFRWKDYCPKVFRALRMLFKVDAADYMLSICGNDALRELCSPGKSGSFFYLTNDDRYMIKTMKKAEVKVLLRMLHAYFSHVRSFDNTLMTKYFGLHCVKLTGPAQKKVRFVIMGNLFCTDYTIHRRFDLKGSTFGRMTDKPESEIDATTTLKDLDLNFIFRLPKTWFQEFRRQVDRDCELLEQERVMDYSLLVGLHFKEATGDQTPPPGCRTPTGLEDGSAPRLSRADRDRLLLDPSGLAGRSLGINMSARVERTERKNDLDFQLVGEPTGEFYDVILFFGIIDILQDYDITKKLEHAYKSIQCDPNSISAVDPKAYSRRFRDYIYKVFTEDT; this is encoded by the exons atgAAGGCTTGGGAGGCAACCGTGAGGAAAACACAAGCAGTCGCGAGGAAACGAGCCAACACAATATTTGGTACATATGGTCCATCGCACGTTGAGGAAGAGATAATTGATCAAGTAGATGTAGAAGAGGACAATGAAGGTCATGCGAATGGGGAGGTTTACCATTCGGAGAGATTCCTCCCCAATGGAGATTACTATAGTGGCTATTGGGTTGATAGTTTCCCCCATGGACATGGAAAATATTGGTGGACTGATGGATGCATGTATGTAGGTGATTGGTTTCGAGGGAAAAAGATGGGGAAAGGAACGTTTAGTTGGCCGTCTGGTGCTATGTATGAGGGGAATTTCAAGAGTGGATATATGGATGGTGAAGGCACGTTTACGGGGCCTAATGGAGACTCATTTAAAGGTTCTTGGGTGATGAATTTGAAACATGGACATGGGGTTAAAGAATACTCTAATGGTGATGTTTACGATGGAGAATGGAATCGAGGATTACAACATGGAAACGGGAAGTATGCATGGAAGAATGGGAATTGTTATGTTGGTGAATGGAAGAATGGTGTTATATGTGGTAAAGGCAAGATGTGTTGGAAAAATGGTAATGTGTATGAAGGGAATTGGGAAGATGGAGTGCCAAAGGGAAATGGAACATTGAAATGGGATGATGGGAGTTTTTATGTTGGAAATTGGAATAAGgatcaaaatgaacaaaatgGTACTTTTTATCCATCTGCATCATTGTTAGAAGGTGGAAATCTTGATTGGGATCCTCAAGAGGTTTACAATACTGATTTGATAGCATGTAGCATTTGTCCAAATGAGAAGGTTTCAATATTACCTTCTCAGAAAAAGTTGGCAGTTTGGAGGTCTGCCAAGGCGACAGAAAACAACGTTAGGCCAAGGAGGATGTCAGTAGATGGGCGAATAGACGCAGCCCCTGTAGATAGGGAATTTGGTAGAATGCGCTTATCAGACTGTGCCGGAACACCTCCAAGAATTTCTTGTATAGATGATGCTATGGATGGATATATTAGAGGGAGTCCTATTAGACATCCTAAGGCAGCAAAAAGGCAAGGAGAGACtatttccaaagggcataagaATTATGACCTTATGCTCAATTTGCAGTTGGGAATCAG GCATTCAGTAGGAAGGCCAGGACCAGTTCCATCCCTAGATCTCAAGCCTTCGGCATTTGATCCGAAAGAAAAGTACTGGACAAGATTCCCACCTGAAGGATCCAAAAGCACACCTCCTCATCCATCTTGTGAATTCAGATGGAAAGACTATTGCCCAAAAGTTTTCAGGGCTTTAAGGATGTTATTCAAAGTCGATGCAGCTGATTATATGTTGTCTATTTGTGGTAATGACGCCCTCCGGGAGCTATGTTCCCCAGGAAAAAGTGGAAGCTTCTTCTACTTAACAAATGATGATAGATACATGATCAAGACAATGAAGAAGGCAGAAGTGAAA GTGCTTCTAAGGATGCTCCATGCCTATTTCAGTCACGTTCGTTCTTTTGATAACACGCTAATGACCAAGTATTTTGGCCTGCATTGTGTTAAGCTAACCGGACCAGCACAGAAAAAG GTACGATTTGTTATCATGGGGAATCTCTTCTGCACTGATTACACAATTCATAGACGATTCGACTTGAAAGGGTCAACGTTTGGCCGGATGACAGATAAACCAGAATCAGAGATTGATGCAACCACAACTCTAAAGGACCTTGATCTCAACTTCATATTCAGGTTACCTAAGACATGGTTCCAAGAATTCCGAAG GCAAGTTGATAGGGATTGTGAGCTACTAGAACAAGAGAGAGTGATGGACTACAGCCTTTTAGTTGGTCTTCATTTTAAGGAAGCAACTGGAGATCAAACTCCTCCTCCTGGTTGTAGAACACCTACTG GATTGGAAGATGGATCAGCTCCTCGTCTTTCTCGTGCAGATAGGGATCGATTGCTTCTTGATCCTTCCGG GTTGGCTGGCAGAAGTTTGGGTATAAACATGTCGGCACGCGTTGAAAGGACAGAGAGGAAAAATGACTTAGACTTTCAATTAGTAGGAGAACCAACAGGGGAATTTTATGAtgtgatattattttttggaatcATAGACATACTTCAAGACTATGACATTACAAAGAAGCTTGAGCATGCATATAAATCTATCCAATGTGATCCCAATTCTATCTCAGCTGTTGATCCAAAGGCATACTCAAGACGTTTTCGCGATTACATATACAAAGTTTTTACAGAGGACACTTGA
- the LOC125861769 gene encoding phosphatidylinositol 4-phosphate 5-kinase 6-like isoform X1: protein MKAWEATVRKTQAVARKRANTIFGTYGPSHVEEEIIDQVDVEEDNEGHANGEVYHSERFLPNGDYYSGYWVDSFPHGHGKYWWTDGCMYVGDWFRGKKMGKGTFSWPSGAMYEGNFKSGYMDGEGTFTGPNGDSFKGSWVMNLKHGHGVKEYSNGDVYDGEWNRGLQHGNGKYAWKNGNCYVGEWKNGVICGKGKMCWKNGNVYEGNWEDGVPKGNGTLKWDDGSFYVGNWNKDQNEQNGTFYPSASLLEGGNLDWDPQEVYNTDLIACSICPNEKVSILPSQKKLAVWRSAKATENNVRPRRMSVDGRIDAAPVDREFGRMRLSDCAGTPPRISCIDDAMDGYIRGSPIRHPKAAKRQGETISKGHKNYDLMLNLQLGIRHSVGRPGPVPSLDLKPSAFDPKEKYWTRFPPEGSKSTPPHPSCEFRWKDYCPKVFRALRMLFKVDAADYMLSICGNDALRELCSPGKSGSFFYLTNDDRYMIKTMKKAEVKVLLRMLHAYFSHVRSFDNTLMTKYFGLHCVKLTGPAQKKVRFVIMGNLFCTDYTIHRRFDLKGSTFGRMTDKPESEIDATTTLKDLDLNFIFRLPKTWFQEFRRQVDRDCELLEQERVMDYSLLVGLHFKEATGDQTPPPGCRTPTDNVGLEDGSAPRLSRADRDRLLLDPSGLAGRSLGINMSARVERTERKNDLDFQLVGEPTGEFYDVILFFGIIDILQDYDITKKLEHAYKSIQCDPNSISAVDPKAYSRRFRDYIYKVFTEDT from the exons atgAAGGCTTGGGAGGCAACCGTGAGGAAAACACAAGCAGTCGCGAGGAAACGAGCCAACACAATATTTGGTACATATGGTCCATCGCACGTTGAGGAAGAGATAATTGATCAAGTAGATGTAGAAGAGGACAATGAAGGTCATGCGAATGGGGAGGTTTACCATTCGGAGAGATTCCTCCCCAATGGAGATTACTATAGTGGCTATTGGGTTGATAGTTTCCCCCATGGACATGGAAAATATTGGTGGACTGATGGATGCATGTATGTAGGTGATTGGTTTCGAGGGAAAAAGATGGGGAAAGGAACGTTTAGTTGGCCGTCTGGTGCTATGTATGAGGGGAATTTCAAGAGTGGATATATGGATGGTGAAGGCACGTTTACGGGGCCTAATGGAGACTCATTTAAAGGTTCTTGGGTGATGAATTTGAAACATGGACATGGGGTTAAAGAATACTCTAATGGTGATGTTTACGATGGAGAATGGAATCGAGGATTACAACATGGAAACGGGAAGTATGCATGGAAGAATGGGAATTGTTATGTTGGTGAATGGAAGAATGGTGTTATATGTGGTAAAGGCAAGATGTGTTGGAAAAATGGTAATGTGTATGAAGGGAATTGGGAAGATGGAGTGCCAAAGGGAAATGGAACATTGAAATGGGATGATGGGAGTTTTTATGTTGGAAATTGGAATAAGgatcaaaatgaacaaaatgGTACTTTTTATCCATCTGCATCATTGTTAGAAGGTGGAAATCTTGATTGGGATCCTCAAGAGGTTTACAATACTGATTTGATAGCATGTAGCATTTGTCCAAATGAGAAGGTTTCAATATTACCTTCTCAGAAAAAGTTGGCAGTTTGGAGGTCTGCCAAGGCGACAGAAAACAACGTTAGGCCAAGGAGGATGTCAGTAGATGGGCGAATAGACGCAGCCCCTGTAGATAGGGAATTTGGTAGAATGCGCTTATCAGACTGTGCCGGAACACCTCCAAGAATTTCTTGTATAGATGATGCTATGGATGGATATATTAGAGGGAGTCCTATTAGACATCCTAAGGCAGCAAAAAGGCAAGGAGAGACtatttccaaagggcataagaATTATGACCTTATGCTCAATTTGCAGTTGGGAATCAG GCATTCAGTAGGAAGGCCAGGACCAGTTCCATCCCTAGATCTCAAGCCTTCGGCATTTGATCCGAAAGAAAAGTACTGGACAAGATTCCCACCTGAAGGATCCAAAAGCACACCTCCTCATCCATCTTGTGAATTCAGATGGAAAGACTATTGCCCAAAAGTTTTCAGGGCTTTAAGGATGTTATTCAAAGTCGATGCAGCTGATTATATGTTGTCTATTTGTGGTAATGACGCCCTCCGGGAGCTATGTTCCCCAGGAAAAAGTGGAAGCTTCTTCTACTTAACAAATGATGATAGATACATGATCAAGACAATGAAGAAGGCAGAAGTGAAA GTGCTTCTAAGGATGCTCCATGCCTATTTCAGTCACGTTCGTTCTTTTGATAACACGCTAATGACCAAGTATTTTGGCCTGCATTGTGTTAAGCTAACCGGACCAGCACAGAAAAAG GTACGATTTGTTATCATGGGGAATCTCTTCTGCACTGATTACACAATTCATAGACGATTCGACTTGAAAGGGTCAACGTTTGGCCGGATGACAGATAAACCAGAATCAGAGATTGATGCAACCACAACTCTAAAGGACCTTGATCTCAACTTCATATTCAGGTTACCTAAGACATGGTTCCAAGAATTCCGAAG GCAAGTTGATAGGGATTGTGAGCTACTAGAACAAGAGAGAGTGATGGACTACAGCCTTTTAGTTGGTCTTCATTTTAAGGAAGCAACTGGAGATCAAACTCCTCCTCCTGGTTGTAGAACACCTACTG ATAATGTAGGATTGGAAGATGGATCAGCTCCTCGTCTTTCTCGTGCAGATAGGGATCGATTGCTTCTTGATCCTTCCGG GTTGGCTGGCAGAAGTTTGGGTATAAACATGTCGGCACGCGTTGAAAGGACAGAGAGGAAAAATGACTTAGACTTTCAATTAGTAGGAGAACCAACAGGGGAATTTTATGAtgtgatattattttttggaatcATAGACATACTTCAAGACTATGACATTACAAAGAAGCTTGAGCATGCATATAAATCTATCCAATGTGATCCCAATTCTATCTCAGCTGTTGATCCAAAGGCATACTCAAGACGTTTTCGCGATTACATATACAAAGTTTTTACAGAGGACACTTGA